A region from the Vibrio rumoiensis genome encodes:
- the dgcA gene encoding N-acetyl-D-Glu racemase DgcA, protein MKMTISTQSWPINGAFTISRGSKTHADVVVVTLEKQGYIGRGECVPYARYGESIEQVISDLENIANQLSHVDSSQDIQALLPAGAARNALDCAWWDLQCKQQHKTIWQWLEIEPHDLTTAFTLSLASPEKMGEDAKANQHRPLLKLKLAGEGDIARVAAVRQNAPHANIIVDANEGWDVELYNAMIPQLKALNVAMIEQPFPADKDDWLDGLDRPITLCADESCHGVASLSKLVGRYDMVNIKLDKTGGLTEALELKQAAIEQGMQVMVGCMVGSSLGMAPAFVVAQGAQVVDLDGPLLLAQDQNPGFEFEVSTMKVMRPKLWG, encoded by the coding sequence ATGAAAATGACGATCTCTACTCAATCATGGCCAATCAATGGCGCGTTTACGATTTCTCGTGGTTCGAAAACCCACGCTGATGTCGTGGTCGTGACATTAGAAAAGCAAGGGTATATTGGGCGAGGTGAATGCGTGCCTTATGCTCGTTATGGGGAATCGATAGAACAAGTGATTTCCGATTTAGAAAATATAGCGAATCAGTTATCACACGTTGATTCCTCGCAAGATATTCAAGCACTATTACCGGCCGGTGCGGCTCGCAACGCTTTGGACTGTGCTTGGTGGGATTTACAGTGTAAACAGCAACATAAAACAATTTGGCAGTGGCTTGAGATTGAGCCCCATGATTTGACTACAGCGTTTACTTTATCTTTAGCGAGCCCTGAAAAAATGGGTGAAGATGCCAAAGCCAACCAACATCGCCCATTACTAAAATTAAAACTTGCCGGTGAGGGAGATATCGCACGAGTCGCGGCGGTTCGTCAAAATGCGCCCCATGCCAATATTATTGTCGATGCCAATGAAGGGTGGGATGTGGAATTATATAACGCCATGATCCCGCAACTTAAAGCATTGAATGTGGCGATGATAGAGCAACCTTTCCCTGCCGATAAAGACGATTGGTTGGATGGCTTAGACCGACCAATCACCTTATGTGCCGATGAATCATGTCACGGCGTTGCGAGTTTGTCTAAGCTGGTAGGGCGCTATGATATGGTCAATATTAAGCTCGATAAAACCGGTGGCTTAACCGAAGCGCTTGAGTTGAAACAAGCGGCTATTGAACAAGGCATGCAAGTGATGGTGGGTTGTATGGTTGGTTCTTCACTTGGCATGGCCCCGGCATTTGTGGTGGCGCAAGGCGCTCAAGTCGTCGATCTCGATGGCCCGTTATTGTTAGCTCAAGACCAAAACCCCGGATTTGAATTTGAGGTTTCTACCATGAAGGTGATGCGTCCTAAATTGTGGGGATAA